In Streptomyces sp. NBC_00414, a single window of DNA contains:
- a CDS encoding S8 family peptidase, producing the protein MAVTRTRRLHWAGGLTAVLTAAAVTAPAPTAHAAPEGRISGSARAGSVSGSYIVTLKGATRAPSKAGKAVATEYGAEISHTYSTALNGYAVRAGERQARRLAADSRVASVARDATVTVEHRQPDPPWGLDRIDQRELPLDSGYTWPESAGQGVTAYVIDTGVRVTHQDFGGRAGSGWDFVDNDAVAQDGQGHGTHVAGTIAGTTYGVAKQARIVAVRVLDNNGAGTLSQVIAGIDWVTEHARKPAVANMSLGGLATPQLDAAVRNSIASGVTYTLAAGNDGRPASLYSPARVKEAITVGAGDKKDARAYFSNWGARLDLFAPGVDVTSASNTSDTGRATHSGTSMASPHAAGAAALYLADHPAATPAEVGRALAERAASGEMSDVGLGSPNRLLQVDNP; encoded by the coding sequence ATGGCAGTGACGCGCACGCGGCGGCTGCACTGGGCGGGGGGCCTGACCGCGGTCCTGACGGCCGCGGCCGTCACGGCTCCCGCTCCGACCGCACACGCCGCTCCCGAGGGGCGGATATCCGGCAGCGCGAGAGCCGGCTCCGTCAGCGGCAGCTACATCGTGACGCTCAAAGGGGCAACGAGGGCTCCGTCGAAGGCGGGCAAGGCCGTCGCCACCGAGTACGGAGCAGAAATAAGCCACACCTACAGCACCGCGCTCAACGGCTACGCGGTGCGGGCGGGCGAGCGGCAGGCGCGGCGGCTGGCCGCCGACTCCCGGGTGGCCTCGGTCGCACGGGACGCCACGGTGACCGTCGAGCACCGGCAGCCGGATCCGCCGTGGGGCCTGGACCGCATCGACCAGCGGGAACTGCCGCTGGACAGCGGCTACACCTGGCCCGAGTCCGCGGGGCAGGGCGTGACGGCGTACGTCATCGACACCGGCGTACGCGTCACCCACCAGGACTTCGGCGGCCGGGCGGGCTCCGGCTGGGACTTCGTCGACAACGACGCCGTCGCCCAGGACGGCCAGGGCCACGGCACGCATGTGGCGGGCACGATCGCTGGCACCACGTACGGGGTCGCGAAGCAGGCACGGATCGTCGCCGTCCGCGTGCTCGACAACAACGGGGCGGGCACGCTGTCGCAGGTCATCGCCGGTATCGACTGGGTGACGGAACATGCCAGGAAGCCGGCGGTCGCCAACATGAGCCTGGGCGGCCTAGCGACCCCGCAACTGGACGCCGCCGTACGCAACTCCATCGCCTCCGGCGTCACCTACACACTCGCGGCAGGCAACGACGGCCGCCCGGCGAGCCTCTACTCACCGGCCCGCGTCAAGGAGGCGATCACGGTCGGGGCGGGCGACAAGAAGGACGCCAGGGCGTACTTCTCCAACTGGGGCGCGCGACTGGACCTGTTCGCGCCGGGCGTGGACGTCACCTCCGCCTCGAACACGAGCGACACCGGGAGGGCTACCCACTCGGGTACCTCGATGGCGTCGCCCCATGCCGCCGGCGCGGCCGCGCTGTATCTCGCCGACCACCCCGCGGCGACTCCGGCCGAGGTCGGCAGGGCTCTCGCCGAGCGAGCCGCCTCCGGGGAGATGTCCGACGTGGGCCTCGGTTCCCCCAACAGGCTCCTGCAGGTCGACAACCCTTGA